CAGGATGGCCATGGGCCCGGCCGGCTGGCTCAGCCGCGGTCGAGCGCGGCCAGGAGCCGGTCGACCAGCTCGGCCTGGGCGGCCAGCAGCTTCACCCGGGCCGTCGGAGGGTCGAACCAGCCGGCCCGGTCGACCTCGGGGAACTCCCGCCGGACGCCCGAGCGGGGCGGCCACTCGAGGATGAAGGTGTTGGAGGTGATCGCCTCCGGGTCGAGGTCGCCTCGGGCGGCCCAGGCGCTGACGACCTTGCCGCCACACTGGCGGACC
Above is a genomic segment from Actinomycetota bacterium containing:
- a CDS encoding NUDIX domain-containing protein; protein product: MARRSAGILLYRRRGGAVELLLVHPGGPLWARRDAGAWSIPKGEYGEGEDPLAVALREFEEETGQRPPADGLVALGEVRQCGGKVVSAWAARGDLDPEAITSNTFILEWPPRSGVRREFPEVDRAGWFDPPTARVKLLAAQAELVDRLLAALDRG